In Acinetobacter sp. C32I, one genomic interval encodes:
- a CDS encoding aldolase, whose protein sequence is MQTALLSKQQLMQTAQQSMNLIQEVNYSDRQKLALTCRILFDHGHDAGLAGQITCRAEQENSFITQRFGLGFDEITAANLLVVDQDLKPLDQQGMANPANRFHTWIYQQHPEVNCIIHTHPTHIAALSMLGVPLAISQMDTCALYEDCSFVGEWPGVPVGNEEGIFISEALGKNRAVLLSHHGQLVAGKSIEEACNLALLIERAARLQLLAMSAGQIQPIPHELAKEAHDWLSTDKRNKVNFAYYARKALKNHQECIEE, encoded by the coding sequence ATGCAAACCGCATTACTCAGCAAACAGCAATTGATGCAAACTGCGCAGCAGAGTATGAATTTGATCCAAGAGGTCAATTACAGTGATCGACAGAAGTTGGCTTTAACCTGTCGTATTTTATTTGATCATGGTCATGATGCAGGCTTGGCAGGGCAAATTACCTGTCGTGCCGAGCAAGAAAATAGCTTTATTACGCAACGTTTTGGTTTGGGTTTTGACGAAATTACCGCAGCCAATTTATTGGTCGTGGATCAAGACCTCAAACCTTTAGATCAGCAAGGCATGGCCAATCCAGCCAACCGTTTTCATACCTGGATTTATCAGCAACATCCTGAAGTGAATTGCATTATTCATACCCATCCCACTCATATTGCTGCCTTGTCGATGCTAGGTGTGCCACTCGCCATCTCGCAAATGGATACCTGTGCCTTGTATGAGGATTGCTCTTTTGTCGGTGAATGGCCGGGAGTGCCAGTCGGTAATGAAGAAGGCATTTTTATTTCCGAAGCTTTAGGAAAAAATCGGGCGGTATTGTTGTCTCATCATGGCCAATTGGTGGCAGGCAAGAGCATTGAAGAAGCCTGTAATTTAGCGCTGTTGATTGAGCGTGCCGCACGTTTGCAACTGTTAGCCATGTCGGCAGGGCAGATTCAACCGATTCCGCATGAACTGGCAAAAGAAGCGCATGACTGGCTGTCTACCGATAAGCGTAACAAAGTCAATTTTGCCTATTATGCACGTAAGGCATTGAAAAACCATCAAGAGTGTATCGAGGAGTAA
- a CDS encoding BCCT family transporter — MEGVSKQVKTVRWGVFVPLFLLMSSAVVLGISHSEALINLTKDFFNWSLQNFGWLYQWVSMISLILVGILLVSRYGHIRIGGKDAKASTSFGRWFAMALSSGVATGLITYGVNEPIIYFGNVYGELNQVGVEPLTHSAAIWSLGRVFYNWGFIPYSMYTLSGLIAAYMYYNKKKGLSVAATLEPLLGKYAQNRIIADIIDVLATMAIVLSLASGLGTGLTVVVTGLKVAYGYHATTVLWVLLGALTTFLFTFSSYLGLDKGFKILASIKSKVLYFLLILLFLTGPTFYILRSSTAGMAIWLDNFFLWGLDPIDIGGPALTQWWTLFDWAVWVAYAPLMGMFLALIAYGRTLKEFIIVNWIMPSCFALVWFSVWGGTSLYLQQSGVLDLVQIIKDNGAVSGLWAFLQHLPFKLGIVIVPLILVLTLFSSAVAANSITTTIAGMCSKNVPIGEEAPSYQRIIWGVLIGSIAIIMSAFGGGGQGIDGIKYLAVCGGFCVLFIFMLQLLSIIKTFFYDKPVE; from the coding sequence ATGGAAGGTGTTTCGAAACAGGTAAAAACCGTACGCTGGGGTGTCTTTGTTCCCTTATTTTTATTAATGTCTTCCGCTGTTGTTTTAGGCATTTCACATAGCGAAGCATTAATTAATCTGACCAAAGATTTCTTTAACTGGTCTCTGCAAAATTTTGGTTGGTTATATCAATGGGTCTCCATGATTTCGCTCATCTTGGTCGGAATTTTATTGGTATCTCGCTATGGACATATCCGTATCGGTGGAAAAGATGCCAAAGCCAGCACCAGTTTTGGTCGATGGTTTGCCATGGCGCTCAGCAGTGGTGTTGCCACAGGTTTAATCACCTATGGAGTGAACGAACCAATTATCTATTTTGGTAATGTATACGGAGAGCTGAACCAAGTTGGGGTAGAACCATTGACACACAGTGCTGCGATTTGGAGTCTAGGCCGTGTCTTTTACAATTGGGGCTTTATTCCCTACTCCATGTATACCCTCTCTGGTTTAATCGCTGCTTATATGTATTACAACAAGAAAAAAGGCTTATCTGTTGCAGCAACTTTAGAACCTCTACTCGGAAAATACGCACAGAATCGAATTATTGCAGATATCATTGATGTGCTTGCGACCATGGCAATCGTCCTCAGCTTAGCATCAGGCCTAGGTACGGGTTTGACTGTCGTGGTCACAGGTCTAAAAGTCGCTTATGGCTATCACGCCACTACAGTTTTATGGGTACTGTTAGGTGCATTAACCACCTTCTTATTCACCTTCTCATCTTATTTAGGTTTAGACAAAGGCTTTAAAATTCTAGCGAGTATTAAATCGAAAGTTTTATATTTCTTGCTGATTTTATTATTCCTTACGGGCCCAACCTTTTACATCCTGAGATCATCTACTGCGGGTATGGCAATTTGGCTAGATAATTTCTTCCTTTGGGGTCTAGATCCAATTGATATTGGCGGTCCAGCTTTAACTCAATGGTGGACGCTGTTTGACTGGGCGGTTTGGGTGGCTTATGCACCATTGATGGGAATGTTCTTGGCACTGATCGCATATGGTCGTACCTTAAAAGAGTTCATTATCGTGAACTGGATTATGCCTTCTTGCTTTGCCCTCGTCTGGTTTTCAGTTTGGGGAGGCACATCGCTTTATTTACAGCAAAGCGGTGTATTGGATTTAGTCCAAATCATTAAGGATAACGGTGCAGTGTCTGGCCTATGGGCGTTCTTACAGCATCTTCCATTTAAATTAGGTATCGTCATCGTACCGCTGATTCTGGTTTTAACCCTGTTTTCTTCCGCCGTTGCTGCAAACAGTATCACGACCACAATCGCAGGTATGTGTAGCAAGAATGTTCCGATTGGTGAAGAAGCTCCGTCCTATCAACGTATTATCTGGGGTGTTCTCATTGGTTCAATTGCCATCATCATGAGTGCCTTTGGTGGCGGTGGCCAAGGCATTGATGGGATTAAATATTTAGCCGTTTGCGGCGGCTTCTGTGTCTTGTTTATCTTTATGCTGCAACTACTCTCAATTATTAAAACCTTTTTCTACGACAAGCCTGTCGAATAA
- a CDS encoding metal-dependent hydrolase — protein MSASALKEKSKQKIPASFPVRRMDYEFQDMPKYWCNDEPTFTHYFTGLSTLFPEGESYFVRSVRALRDQVKSNPQLDRDIGAFIGQEAMHSKEHHAFHVSAQQYGLDPESLEKVTGIILKAIERTFPKKWNLLVTVGLEHYTAVLVVEMMKNVNELMTDTTIRNLWLWHSVEETEHKAVAYDMYEYLYGKGLDAYIPRVAIFSLSLVLITTFSNVYQVVLMSRDKQLLNLKSWAKFAGFTVQAYRKLVPQFFSYYRRDFHPNDTDESEIVAKTKIKIGLSPEQSTFVH, from the coding sequence ATGTCTGCGTCAGCGTTAAAAGAAAAATCAAAGCAAAAGATACCTGCATCATTTCCAGTCCGCCGTATGGATTATGAATTTCAGGATATGCCCAAATATTGGTGTAATGATGAGCCAACCTTTACCCATTATTTCACAGGACTGTCCACCCTATTTCCAGAAGGAGAGTCTTACTTTGTTCGTTCTGTCAGGGCTTTACGAGATCAAGTCAAAAGCAACCCGCAACTGGATCGTGATATTGGCGCATTCATTGGTCAGGAAGCCATGCACTCCAAAGAACATCATGCCTTCCATGTCAGTGCACAACAATATGGGCTAGATCCTGAATCATTGGAAAAAGTGACAGGGATTATCCTTAAAGCCATTGAACGCACTTTTCCGAAAAAGTGGAATCTATTGGTCACCGTTGGCTTGGAACATTACACCGCGGTACTGGTGGTGGAGATGATGAAAAACGTCAATGAATTAATGACCGATACTACTATTCGGAATCTATGGTTATGGCACAGTGTGGAAGAAACTGAACACAAAGCGGTTGCCTATGACATGTATGAATATCTCTATGGCAAAGGTTTAGATGCTTATATCCCACGGGTTGCGATTTTTAGCCTGAGCTTGGTGCTTATCACAACTTTCTCTAATGTCTATCAAGTGGTGTTGATGTCGAGAGATAAGCAATTACTGAATCTAAAATCATGGGCTAAATTTGCAGGCTTTACTGTACAAGCCTATCGAAAATTGGTGCCACAATTTTTTTCTTATTATCGTCGTGACTTTCATCCCAATGATACTGATGAGTCTGAAATTGTTGCAAAAACCAAAATCAAAATTGGTTTGTCTCCTGAGCAGTCGACTTTTGTGCATTAA
- a CDS encoding oxidoreductase, translating into MSKLLPQWFKSKQKAKGCIVIVGNDVQQLSQLFAEQVQADAMPVYQLQHDVTKNQPQIEAQAEGPTAVRLNLLDATALKSVIQQIQKAGHFVDLCIFQPDFVLAENSQLLSAEQLESYWQNTGLTAVSIAQVVIRQMLPKQQGTLIFLGTQQPVESEQDLFSQSMSASIRALAQSLAREFHPKGIHVVYCVVPHGQNHELMQSLQQTCWHLYQQPKSTWSQELRLGL; encoded by the coding sequence ATGAGTAAGTTGTTACCACAATGGTTTAAATCCAAACAAAAAGCGAAGGGCTGTATTGTGATCGTGGGCAATGATGTCCAGCAATTGAGCCAACTTTTTGCTGAGCAAGTTCAGGCCGATGCTATGCCAGTTTATCAACTGCAGCATGATGTGACAAAAAACCAGCCACAGATCGAGGCTCAAGCGGAAGGGCCGACCGCTGTTCGCCTGAATTTGCTTGATGCTACTGCGCTAAAAAGTGTTATACAGCAGATTCAGAAAGCAGGGCATTTTGTCGATTTATGCATTTTTCAGCCTGACTTTGTGTTGGCTGAAAATAGCCAGCTATTGTCCGCTGAACAGCTTGAGTCCTATTGGCAAAACACGGGCTTAACTGCGGTCAGTATTGCCCAAGTTGTAATTCGGCAGATGCTGCCGAAACAGCAAGGCACCTTGATCTTTTTAGGGACTCAACAACCAGTCGAATCGGAGCAGGATTTATTCAGTCAAAGCATGTCTGCCAGTATTCGCGCCTTAGCACAGTCCTTAGCTAGAGAGTTCCACCCCAAGGGCATTCATGTGGTGTATTGTGTGGTACCGCATGGGCAAAATCATGAATTGATGCAATCGCTGCAACAGACCTGTTGGCACTTATACCAACAACCTAAATCGACATGGAGTCAGGAACTGCGCTTAGGATTATAA
- a CDS encoding helix-turn-helix domain-containing protein: protein MKWHELGEMNCPIARTLSIFGDRWTLLIIRNAFMKTRRFDDFQKQLGITRHLLTERINRLVEHKIFEKVLYHEAPKRYEYKLTEKGLALYPIIVTMSTWGNIWQNENKQFPELRYLHKSCGHVTSPSLTCDCCKQPLDARQMSPVYVAGEDGE from the coding sequence ATGAAATGGCATGAACTCGGTGAAATGAATTGTCCAATTGCACGGACTTTGTCGATTTTTGGCGACCGTTGGACCCTGCTGATTATTCGTAATGCTTTTATGAAAACCCGTCGTTTTGATGATTTTCAAAAGCAGTTGGGCATCACCCGTCATTTGCTCACCGAGCGGATTAACCGTTTGGTCGAACACAAGATTTTTGAGAAAGTGCTCTATCACGAAGCACCAAAACGTTATGAGTATAAGCTGACTGAAAAGGGTTTAGCACTCTACCCGATTATTGTCACCATGAGTACATGGGGCAATATTTGGCAGAATGAAAACAAGCAATTTCCTGAGCTGCGTTACCTGCACAAAAGCTGTGGGCATGTGACCAGCCCAAGCCTAACTTGTGATTGTTGTAAGCAGCCACTTGATGCGAGACAAATGTCGCCTGTTTATGTGGCGGGTGAGGATGGGGAATAA
- a CDS encoding PLP-dependent aminotransferase family protein has protein sequence MQNTKSVDGLKYPVFKTYMVQISMQQPWKIRLHLEDREEKTIFLKLANQIIEEILSGRLSSGSRLSGSRSLADELKINRKTVQSVYEDLEAQGWLISKPRQGTFVAENLPELKHKKINAVAEPNPSSNTISPVAIKNDGIPDTRLIPYELFSRAYRHALIQVTRSQIMGYGDPQGSIELRQALLQMLSMERFIKTSIENICVVRGSQMGIFLAARVLAKQSSPRKVIVVEHWSYPPAVETFLSHHYHIVRVRLDQHGLDIQHLEEILEKYAVAAIYTTPHHQYPSTVTMAMDRRLKLLELSKAFDFYIIEDDYDHEFHYDSRPIPPLISLPHAEKVIHIGSLSKVFAPSLRIGYVVANRDIIHAMNQDILLIDKQGNIITELAMAELMQQGEIKRHIRKMRKIYQQRRDFALNSFQTVFKDQVEINSPLGGMALWVKFKFPYRAEYAELLNQLHIDAEAHFAEQSQQSNEHFHIRFGYAAINETEISNIIRMLYDAFQLND, from the coding sequence ATGCAGAATACGAAGTCAGTGGATGGGTTAAAATATCCAGTTTTTAAAACTTATATGGTCCAGATCAGCATGCAGCAGCCATGGAAGATTCGTCTTCATCTTGAAGACCGAGAAGAAAAAACCATCTTTCTCAAGTTGGCCAATCAGATTATTGAAGAGATTCTGTCTGGACGGCTCAGCTCAGGTTCGCGCTTATCTGGCTCCCGCTCGCTCGCCGATGAATTAAAAATTAATCGTAAAACCGTACAGTCGGTTTATGAGGATTTAGAAGCACAAGGTTGGCTGATCTCAAAACCCCGCCAAGGCACTTTTGTGGCGGAGAACCTGCCCGAGTTAAAACATAAAAAAATCAATGCGGTGGCAGAACCCAATCCTTCATCCAATACAATCAGTCCAGTAGCAATTAAGAATGATGGCATTCCAGATACCCGCCTAATCCCTTATGAGTTATTTTCCCGTGCTTATCGACATGCCCTGATTCAAGTGACCCGTTCTCAAATCATGGGCTATGGCGATCCACAAGGCAGTATTGAGTTACGTCAGGCATTGCTGCAAATGCTGTCGATGGAACGTTTTATTAAAACCAGCATCGAGAATATTTGTGTGGTTCGTGGTAGCCAAATGGGGATTTTTTTAGCGGCTCGTGTGCTAGCTAAACAAAGCTCACCACGCAAAGTCATAGTGGTGGAACACTGGTCTTATCCTCCTGCTGTCGAAACCTTTTTATCGCATCATTATCACATCGTTCGGGTTCGATTGGATCAACACGGTCTTGATATCCAGCATCTTGAAGAAATATTAGAAAAATACGCTGTGGCTGCAATTTACACCACCCCACATCATCAATATCCCAGCACCGTAACCATGGCCATGGATCGACGCCTAAAGCTATTGGAACTATCGAAAGCATTTGATTTTTATATTATTGAAGATGACTATGATCATGAGTTTCACTATGACAGTCGTCCAATTCCACCGCTGATCAGCTTACCGCATGCAGAAAAGGTGATTCATATTGGTTCGCTGTCCAAGGTGTTTGCCCCAAGTCTACGAATTGGTTATGTGGTCGCCAATCGAGACATCATCCATGCCATGAATCAGGATATTTTATTGATCGATAAACAAGGCAATATCATCACTGAACTGGCGATGGCGGAACTGATGCAACAAGGAGAAATCAAACGGCATATCCGCAAGATGCGCAAGATCTATCAACAACGGCGCGACTTTGCACTGAATAGCTTCCAAACGGTATTTAAAGATCAGGTCGAAATAAACTCACCGCTGGGGGGCATGGCCTTATGGGTCAAATTTAAATTTCCCTATCGTGCTGAATATGCCGAGCTACTGAATCAACTGCATATTGATGCCGAAGCGCATTTTGCCGAGCAAAGTCAGCAATCCAATGAGCATTTTCATATCCGCTTTGGTTATGCCGCCATTAATGAAACAGAAATTTCAAACATCATCCGCATGCTCTATGATGCATTTCAGCTCAACGATTGA
- a CDS encoding amidohydrolase family protein gives MEQNKFQNVDITDEIDVSRRNLLKTFALAGVATAAGASVLGRKVFESETLLSGSNTSLTTSTAFGPSSSQETEKNLIGNLIDNFQGGNFRIDVHCHHIPDFYRESLASYGITQAGGVDLPEWSPELAVKFMNKYSIQTQVLSISEPGVFYIPELNKRVALAQKINDYTSQELIYSQNSDRRGRFGGFAVLPLGDLSTQDLQNACDEAKRAINTLKMDGIGLFSNYFGTYLGDPKLDPLMETLNELGTMVFIHPVTPMSTPDLDLPHFLFEFPFDTTRAVVNMMYKNVLLKYPRIRWLLAHAGGAVPFLAYRTTLLRYYPAIAQNFGISLLDDGNLAYSRLYYDTALSPAPSAMKSVREVTSVEHIMFATDWPFSSQIFVIPGDPAPQLKDTFNSDELDKVNRGNALNEFPLLKQRLNNIV, from the coding sequence ATGGAACAGAACAAATTTCAGAATGTAGATATTACAGATGAGATAGATGTCAGCCGTAGAAATTTATTAAAGACATTTGCTTTAGCTGGTGTGGCCACTGCTGCTGGTGCTTCGGTCTTAGGCCGAAAAGTTTTTGAAAGTGAAACATTGTTATCCGGAAGTAATACTTCCTTAACGACTTCAACCGCCTTTGGTCCATCATCTAGCCAAGAAACGGAAAAAAACCTTATTGGCAATCTCATTGATAATTTTCAGGGAGGTAATTTTAGGATAGATGTTCATTGTCATCATATCCCTGATTTCTATCGTGAATCTTTAGCGAGCTATGGTATCACTCAGGCAGGAGGAGTGGATTTGCCAGAATGGTCACCAGAGCTAGCCGTTAAATTTATGAATAAATACAGTATTCAAACCCAAGTTTTATCAATCTCAGAACCAGGTGTTTTTTATATTCCTGAATTAAATAAACGTGTAGCGCTCGCACAAAAAATTAATGATTATACCTCTCAGGAACTAATCTATTCGCAGAATTCGGATCGTAGAGGTAGGTTCGGCGGATTTGCTGTTTTACCTTTAGGTGATTTGAGTACACAAGATTTACAAAATGCTTGTGATGAAGCTAAAAGAGCAATTAACACTTTGAAAATGGATGGTATTGGGCTATTTAGCAATTATTTCGGTACTTATCTCGGTGATCCAAAATTAGATCCATTAATGGAAACATTAAATGAGTTAGGTACTATGGTGTTTATTCATCCTGTTACACCGATGAGTACTCCAGATCTTGATTTGCCACATTTTTTATTTGAATTTCCTTTTGATACGACCCGCGCAGTTGTAAACATGATGTATAAGAATGTTCTACTAAAATATCCACGCATAAGATGGTTATTAGCGCATGCAGGAGGAGCTGTTCCATTCTTAGCTTATCGTACAACTCTATTACGTTATTATCCTGCGATTGCACAAAACTTTGGTATTTCACTGCTAGACGATGGTAATCTTGCTTATTCTCGTCTGTACTATGATACAGCGTTGTCTCCAGCACCTTCTGCGATGAAGTCTGTCAGGGAAGTAACCAGTGTAGAACATATTATGTTTGCTACGGATTGGCCTTTTTCTTCACAAATATTTGTTATACCGGGCGATCCAGCCCCGCAGTTAAAAGATACATTTAACTCTGATGAGCTTGATAAAGTTAATAGAGGGAATGCTTTGAATGAATTTCCTTTATTAAAACAGCGTCTTAATAACATAGTCTAG
- a CDS encoding glutathione S-transferase family protein, with protein MSTVVLHQWEISPFCKKVARMLAFKGIPFETVNYNGVLGAKVPMLSKVGKVPVLDINGQRIQDSTRIARYLDEAYPDLPLLYPVDPLQKAYVELWEDWSDELLYFYEVYFRVSDADALNQAVAISAEGRPKHEIVLMKPLLKAALNMQVKMQGTGRMAKADIEAEFTHHLERIELVLGQTGWLVGESKTIADIAVGSQLLEVIRTSKIWGPKINSYPHIQHWIQQL; from the coding sequence ATGAGTACAGTGGTCTTACATCAATGGGAAATTTCACCATTCTGCAAAAAAGTCGCACGGATGTTAGCGTTTAAAGGCATCCCATTTGAAACCGTGAATTATAACGGGGTATTGGGGGCCAAAGTCCCAATGCTGAGTAAAGTAGGTAAAGTGCCTGTGCTGGACATTAACGGACAGCGCATTCAGGACAGTACCCGCATTGCCCGTTATCTGGATGAGGCCTATCCAGATTTACCACTTTTATATCCTGTAGATCCATTACAAAAAGCCTATGTCGAATTGTGGGAAGACTGGTCGGATGAGTTGTTATATTTCTATGAGGTGTATTTCCGTGTTAGTGATGCCGATGCCTTAAATCAAGCGGTGGCCATTAGTGCAGAGGGTCGTCCCAAGCATGAAATTGTATTGATGAAACCTTTGCTAAAGGCAGCTCTGAATATGCAAGTGAAGATGCAAGGCACAGGGCGGATGGCAAAGGCTGATATCGAAGCAGAATTTACACATCACTTAGAGCGTATTGAATTGGTGTTAGGTCAAACGGGTTGGTTGGTCGGTGAGAGCAAAACCATTGCCGATATTGCAGTCGGTTCTCAACTGTTAGAGGTAATACGCACCAGTAAAATTTGGGGACCAAAAATTAACAGCTATCCTCATATTCAGCACTGGATACAACAATTATGA
- a CDS encoding Sec-independent protein translocase subunit TatA has protein sequence MGLSIWHILLMMIVIILVFGTSKLKNLGKDLGGAIKDFRSSVNEESGTTSSNQKITDQDQENNKV, from the coding sequence ATGGGATTGTCGATATGGCATATTCTGCTCATGATGATTGTGATTATTTTGGTCTTTGGTACTTCTAAATTAAAAAATTTAGGGAAAGATCTTGGCGGTGCTATTAAAGATTTTAGATCTTCGGTAAACGAAGAAAGCGGTACTACTTCTAGCAATCAAAAAATTACTGATCAAGATCAGGAAAATAATAAAGTTTAA
- a CDS encoding SDR family NAD(P)-dependent oxidoreductase, with product MNQVNRDSTQPTGIVVVIGVGAEQGIGAAVCRRFAHEQFKVYVVGRTLNKVEKVAATINGQGGQAVAYALDAENEQQVQALFEHLSDQPEALAAVIHNVGGNIPSIFLQSSLKFFSQMWRSTFLSAVLVAQCSLPIFQKQQQGTLIFTGASASLRGKPFFAAFTMGKSALRSYALNLAALYRPQNIHVAHVVVDGMVDGDRVNKALWGLGRLARLTRGTGGLNIEAIAENYWMLYQQNADLWTHELDLRPYQEKF from the coding sequence ATGAATCAGGTCAATCGAGATTCGACCCAGCCAACAGGTATTGTCGTCGTGATTGGTGTTGGGGCAGAGCAAGGCATTGGTGCTGCGGTGTGTCGCCGTTTTGCCCATGAGCAATTTAAAGTTTATGTGGTGGGGCGGACGCTCAATAAAGTTGAAAAGGTGGCTGCAACAATTAATGGTCAAGGTGGGCAGGCAGTGGCTTATGCACTGGATGCTGAAAATGAGCAACAGGTGCAGGCTTTGTTTGAGCATTTAAGCGATCAGCCAGAAGCTCTGGCAGCGGTGATTCATAATGTGGGCGGTAATATTCCTTCGATCTTTTTACAGAGCAGTTTAAAGTTTTTTAGCCAAATGTGGCGTTCGACATTTTTATCTGCGGTATTGGTGGCGCAGTGTAGTTTGCCCATTTTTCAAAAACAGCAGCAGGGCACCTTGATTTTTACGGGTGCCAGTGCCTCATTACGAGGGAAACCTTTTTTTGCCGCATTTACCATGGGCAAATCTGCGTTGAGAAGCTATGCCTTAAATTTGGCAGCACTATATCGCCCTCAAAATATCCATGTGGCGCATGTTGTGGTGGATGGCATGGTCGATGGTGATCGTGTCAATAAAGCCTTATGGGGCTTGGGGCGGCTGGCGCGGTTAACTCGTGGCACAGGTGGTTTAAATATTGAAGCAATTGCCGAAAATTACTGGATGCTCTATCAGCAAAATGCTGACTTATGGACCCATGAACTGGATTTACGTCCTTATCAGGAGAAATTCTAA
- a CDS encoding aromatic amino acid ammonia-lyase, which produces MTIQLGDKIDIETFIQIARFKSQLEFSEHYVARVKKSRAVLEDMMSSDEPMYGITTGFGALCSEKISQQQTAELQENLILSHAVSVGEPLNEEQARACMLMILQNLGQGYSGVRFEVLERIRQFLNLNLVPWMPREGSVGYLAPEAHLALTLTGRGQLYYQGELRASRDVFAAENIPPLQLQAKEGLALISGTTSTTALASLALYDLQNAAKSADIIAALSLESLEGILIAFDERVMKVRPHPEQAQTASNIRRLLKDSELALLKHPTKLQDALSLRCIPQLHGAAKKVLNDALITIEIEMNACCDNPIVWHDQNQQEIISACNPDSSYVGLAMDTAAIAATNLAKMSERRNNRLIDGSLSGFSYFLIRQPGLNSGLMIPQYTQAALLNDMRILSHPATIDNTPTCGNQEDYVAMGYNASKKAISIADKLEYILAIELLSGYYAHQFLPKDKKRSPAMQAIIYALEQRIKISDQDTYFYSFINEIKGMIHDGTFLNIIEDKIEKLD; this is translated from the coding sequence ATGACCATTCAATTAGGCGACAAAATTGATATAGAGACCTTTATTCAAATTGCCCGCTTTAAATCTCAACTTGAATTCTCAGAACACTATGTTGCTCGGGTAAAAAAATCACGGGCCGTTCTTGAAGATATGATGTCAAGTGATGAACCGATGTACGGGATTACCACAGGCTTTGGTGCCCTATGTTCAGAAAAAATCTCGCAACAACAAACCGCAGAATTACAAGAAAATTTAATTTTATCTCATGCCGTTTCTGTTGGTGAACCACTAAACGAAGAACAAGCACGCGCCTGTATGCTGATGATTCTACAAAACCTAGGTCAAGGTTATAGCGGTGTACGTTTTGAAGTACTCGAGAGAATTCGTCAATTTTTAAACCTAAATTTAGTTCCGTGGATGCCACGAGAAGGCTCGGTTGGTTACTTGGCACCAGAAGCTCATTTAGCACTGACGCTCACGGGACGTGGTCAGCTTTACTACCAAGGAGAATTACGTGCATCCCGAGACGTCTTTGCTGCGGAAAATATCCCTCCACTACAGTTGCAAGCAAAAGAAGGCTTAGCCTTAATCTCAGGTACCACCTCGACTACCGCCCTTGCCAGTTTAGCTTTATATGATCTACAAAATGCGGCCAAGTCCGCGGATATTATCGCAGCCCTCAGTCTCGAATCACTCGAAGGAATCCTTATTGCCTTTGATGAACGCGTGATGAAGGTTCGCCCTCATCCTGAGCAGGCACAAACGGCATCGAATATTCGACGGTTACTAAAAGATTCGGAACTGGCCCTACTTAAACATCCAACCAAATTACAAGATGCACTCTCACTCAGATGTATCCCACAACTGCATGGTGCTGCAAAGAAAGTTCTGAATGATGCACTGATCACAATTGAAATTGAAATGAACGCATGTTGCGATAATCCTATCGTTTGGCATGATCAAAATCAGCAAGAAATTATTTCAGCTTGTAATCCAGACTCATCTTATGTGGGTTTGGCGATGGATACAGCAGCAATTGCGGCCACAAATTTAGCCAAAATGTCTGAACGCAGGAATAATCGTTTGATTGACGGCAGCTTATCTGGGTTTTCTTATTTTCTGATCCGACAGCCTGGGTTGAACTCAGGATTAATGATTCCACAATATACACAAGCTGCGCTTTTGAATGACATGCGCATCTTATCCCACCCTGCAACCATTGATAACACCCCAACTTGCGGCAATCAAGAAGACTATGTGGCAATGGGCTATAATGCCTCAAAAAAGGCAATATCCATTGCCGACAAGCTAGAATACATTCTGGCCATTGAGCTGTTATCTGGATATTACGCTCATCAATTTCTGCCAAAAGATAAGAAACGAAGTCCTGCGATGCAGGCAATTATCTATGCATTAGAGCAACGTATCAAAATCTCAGACCAAGATACTTATTTCTATAGCTTTATCAATGAAATCAAAGGAATGATTCACGATGGTACGTTTTTAAACATCATTGAAGATAAAATTGAAAAGTTAGATTAA